One Vulcanisaeta thermophila genomic region harbors:
- a CDS encoding lyase family protein, whose product MYRRELLGASDKVSYISSVVDDAEIFREVLITMMEHVNELERARVINPDIASTLRKALREILAEGYEPSKLTNFEDVHEYVESRLMEKVGPAGGWVGIGRSRNDHVTTAIRLRLRRYVLNLAQEALNLRETLLNKAAQSNSQLIIGSTHRQPAQVTTLGHYMLYLDDLTRDFLNLLMSTYSMVNKSPLGSGPLAGTMVNLDRAREAQELGFDGIVTNTIYATGSRFFIITTASLIVDYLVEVGRFINNLEMWLMPQLNYVKADPKHLATSSIMPHKRNPATLEVFRARVGEAVGHLMAMYSILRPVEAGYQLDLQELTRHLWAVMRIALEGLTMLRDFINSLDVNDHRVIEDLGKYVITAAEYAEVTSMREGRPFREVYNEVARAIREGARVGLEPQSVVLKPVRGSSNPRDVVTEVSLRINEVRELRGRVDEELGRIDDAENRVLSGG is encoded by the coding sequence GTGTATAGGCGCGAATTACTCGGGGCTAGTGACAAGGTGTCCTACATATCCTCCGTGGTGGATGACGCTGAGATATTCAGGGAGGTTTTGATAACAATGATGGAGCACGTAAACGAACTGGAAAGGGCCAGGGTCATAAACCCAGACATAGCATCAACGCTTAGGAAGGCCCTTAGGGAAATCCTCGCCGAGGGTTACGAACCCAGTAAATTAACAAACTTCGAGGATGTCCATGAGTACGTAGAGAGCAGGCTAATGGAGAAGGTGGGCCCGGCAGGTGGTTGGGTGGGTATTGGGCGTAGTAGGAATGACCACGTGACCACGGCCATAAGGCTCAGGCTCAGGAGGTACGTACTGAACCTGGCCCAGGAGGCCCTGAACCTCAGGGAAACACTACTCAACAAGGCGGCGCAGTCCAATTCCCAGTTAATAATTGGTTCCACGCATAGGCAACCGGCGCAGGTAACCACACTGGGCCATTACATGCTCTACCTCGACGACCTAACGAGGGACTTCCTAAACCTACTAATGAGTACCTACTCCATGGTTAACAAATCACCACTGGGTTCGGGACCCCTGGCGGGGACTATGGTGAACCTGGACAGGGCCAGGGAGGCCCAGGAACTGGGTTTTGACGGCATAGTAACCAACACCATATACGCCACTGGCTCCAGGTTCTTCATAATAACCACTGCCTCACTAATCGTGGACTACCTGGTGGAGGTGGGTAGGTTCATAAACAACCTGGAAATGTGGCTAATGCCCCAGCTAAACTATGTTAAGGCTGACCCCAAGCACCTAGCCACCAGCAGCATCATGCCGCATAAACGCAACCCAGCGACCCTGGAGGTCTTCAGGGCTAGGGTTGGGGAGGCCGTGGGGCACCTAATGGCCATGTACTCAATACTGAGGCCCGTGGAGGCTGGGTACCAACTGGACCTGCAGGAGTTAACTAGGCATCTCTGGGCGGTGATGAGGATAGCCCTTGAGGGCCTAACCATGCTCAGGGACTTCATAAACAGCCTAGACGTTAATGACCACAGGGTGATAGAGGACCTGGGTAAGTACGTAATCACGGCCGCCGAGTACGCGGAGGTGACCTCAATGAGGGAGGGGAGGCCGTTCAGGGAGGTCTATAATGAGGTGGCCAGGGCCATTAGGGAGGGTGCCAGGGTGGGCCTCGAGCCGCAGAGCGTAGTGTTAAAGCCCGTGAGGGGTTCCTCAAACCCGAGGGATGTGGTTACCGAGGTTTCCCTGAGGATTAATGAGGTCAGGGAGTTAAGGGGTAGGGTTGATGAGGAGCTTGGTAGGATTGATGATGCGGAGAATAGGGTATTAAGTGGTGGTTAG